The region ACTGCTCGGTGAAAAGAAAGATGCCGAAAAGTGGGGAAATGCCGTCAGTCTCTTCGAGGAAGGACTGTCAAAGTACAAGCAGGGACTGTGGGATGAGGCAATCGAATGCTTCCATAAAGTTCTGGAGGTAAGACCTGCTGACGCACCTTCGCACCTCTACATTGAAAGGTGTGAGGAACTCAAAAAGAACCCGCCTGAAGGTCTATGGGACGGTGTATTCACAATGACAAGAAAATAATTTAGATAGATGTCAATAAAAGAAGATCAGAAATATAGAAGCTGGGTAGAGGTCGACCTCGACAATTTCACGAAAAACTGGAATGTGATGAAACGATTGGTCGGCCCTGAAGTAAAAATTCTTCAGGTAGTCAAGGCAGATGCCTATGGCCACGGAGCGATTGAAATTTCCAACGTCGCCCTGAAAAATGGCGCCGTTCTTTTAGGTGTTGCCAATGCAGACGAAGGGGTACAGCTCCGGGTCAGTGGGATAACAGCGCCTATTATTATCCTAAGCCCCTCCACGGGTTCCGAAATTGATGAAATCATTAAATACAATTTAATACCATCAGTTTCGGATCTCAACTTTGCCCGGGAACTTCAAAGAAAAAGTAAAAAGTCAGACATACGGACGCCAATCCACATCGAAGTGGATACGGGGATGGGAAGAGGCGGAACGATCCACCACGAGGCTTTCACTATGATACAAGAAATCCTTGGGTTTTCCAGTATCATCATTGAAGGCATATTTACTCACCTTTCATCCAGTGAAACCATAAATGACTATAATGATATGCAGTGGAAGCTTTTCAAGGCGCTTCTGGATGAACTTGAAAAACACCACATCGTGATTCCCGTCAAACACATGGCAAACAGCGGAGCCGTCCTCAATTATCCCCTGTTTCACCTGGATATGGTGCGACCCGGTCTCATGTCTTATGGCATTTATCCCGGACCTGAAACAAAGGCAAAAGCAGAACTTGCACCCGTCATGAGTTTCAAAACGAGAGTGGTCCTCATTAAGGAGTTTCCCGGTGGATACAGCATCGGGTACGGCCGGTCTTATATAACGGATAAGCCGACGAAGATAGCAACGATACCGGTTGGATACGGTGACGGATACGGACGCATTCTTTCCAATCAGGGCGAGGCCCTGATCAGGGGGAAGCGGGCGCCGATCGTCGGCCGTGTCTCCATGGATATGTGCACCATCGACGTCAGCCATATTGATGATTGTCAGATCGGCAACGAGGTTGTCCTGATGGGAAGCCAGGGTAATGAATACATCTCGGTTGATGAGATTGCCGATAAGGTAAAAACGATCAGCTATGAAATTCTCTGTGCCTTGGGCAAAAGGGCGCCGCGGGTCTTTTTGCATAAAGGAAAAACAAATACGGTGGAGCCCCGATTGAGGAGGATATTCATTCCTGATGAAGAAAAATCAATCGCACGGATCGACACTATCGTTCGTCACTGCTTTCAGACAAGGGCGCGGAATGAAGAACTGGGAAATGCCATATATTACGAGATGTTTGAAACGCTCTTTGGTAAAGAAGACCGGCAGTTGGAGCTGCGGACGAATTTCAAATATGATATCAGCATAACAGAGTTTTCAAAGGAAGAAATCCTTAGAGACCATTCAGCAAAGGATTATTTCAAGGTCACCACCCATGTCGAATACGTCAAGACCATAAAAAATCCCATCTTCATGATAGGTTGCGCCCTTAATGATGAACAGTTGGCCGCATTTTTCGATGATAAGCAATGCGAATACCGGTGGCTTTTAAATCGAGTGGACGATCTCGTCATTGAGAGGGATTTCAGAGTCGACAGGGTACGCTTTGACAATGAAGATATCCCGATTATCAGGACAGATAGTACGGAAAGAGGTTATGAAGTCTGGTGCGGCGATGATAAACTTAAGAAGAAATTGAACAAGCAGGCCAAGGTAGAAATCGAGATCGTCACGAAGAAATCTAAAAGTAACAATACTTTCTCGGTCTATCTTGTCTACCCTACCAGAGGTTTAGACATATCGTTCAACTATGAGGGAGTAAACTTTAAATATGTGAGAGAGGTCAGTTTCTTCGCCGGGAAACAGCCATATCCGGAGGTCATCAGGGAACAAGGGAAATCGATCAGGCTCCGCATCAGTGACCATGAATGGATATTCCCTAACAGCGGTGTTACGTTTTTCTGGGGTTTTTGATTATATGAAAAAGTTAAGAATTGGCATCATATTCGGCGGCATGTCTTCAGAAAGAGAGGTTTCACTAAACAGCGGCAGGAACGTTTATGATAATCTTGATACTGAATTTTACCAGGGAATACCGATATTCATGGATGATCAGGGACGTCTGTGGATCATCACGTGGCAACTCATTTCTCAAAACACCACCGTCGATATATCGGAGCGTCTTGAAAAAGAGGCACGAAGGATATCATATGAAGACATAAGGAAGGAGATTGATTTTGCTTTCATTTCTCTTCATGGAAAATATGGGGATGATGGATGCATCCAGGGACTTCTGGAACTCCTGGGAATACCCTATACAGGCCCAGGTATACTGGCATCAGCACTCGGTATGGACAAACACATGCAGCAGAAAATACTGAAAGATGCAGGGCTTGATGTTCCCGATAGCGTTATTGTCCTTGAAAGGGATTGGCGGGAAGGAAGATCTGAAGTCAAGAAAAAACTCTTTGAGCATTTTAAATTCCCGTTCTTTACAAAGCCCACGAGAGAAGGATCAAGTATTGGCGTTACTGCTATCAAAGACGAAGATTCCCTCGAAAGAGGGATCGAAGAGGCACTGAAATGGGATACTGCTGTCCTGGTCGAGGAGTATCTTGACGGGATAGAATTCTCATGCATCGTTTTAGAAGAGGATGGAGAAGCAAAAACTCTTGACCTCACTGAGATTTACCCACAAAGCGAATATTATACCTATGATGATAAATACATGCCGGGGAGATGCAGGAAATTTACCCCGCCGAAGAATATTTCCCCTGATGTGGTGGAAAAGATCAAAAGAGAAGTTCTTAAAGCCTATAATGCCTTGGGATTCAGATCCTATGGCAGGATCGACGGGTTTCTTACAAAAGACGGCCGGATCCTCATTACTGATCCTAATTCATCATCCGGCATGGCCCCTTCTTCCTTCTTCTTTGAACAGGCGGCCTGTGCCGGAATGCTTCCTACAATGATTATATCCAAGCTGATACAGAACGCTATCAAAATCCACCAGGAAAAACAGGGACCACTGTAGTGTAATATAATCATATATTTACCGATCTTCCATAGCATAGCAGCATGTTCAAGGGGATTGGGAAATGCCCGTCAAAATGACTTTACAAAACAACAAAATGTCATTATAGTCCGCGGTCAAAGGCGGCTTTATACAGTTGTTCGCCTCCCTTCAGGCCTTACAAAAATGTTCCAAACAAGATTATTTACTCAATGTAAAGGAGATCGCAATGAAGAAATGTGTACCGTTTATGTTTTGTGTGTTGGCCGGATTTTTTTTAATGATGGGCCTCGTGCCGCCGGTGAGCGCCTTTGAAATTGGGGCGAGAGGTTATTACTGGTTTCCCAGCCTAACGGCAGACCTAAGAGTGGATAAGGATGGGATAACCGGCACACAGGTAAATCTGAAAGATGATTTAGGAATTGGCAATGAAAGTTTCCCCTCTATCGAAGCCTTTGCGGGAATCGGTAAACACCACGTGAGTGTCATGTACACCCAGTTTCATTATTCGGGGTCCAAGGATATCACAAAGTCGGTCACTTTCGCAGGCAAAACCTATTCTGCAAATGCATTGGTCGAATCAGACCTCAAAACAAAGATGCTTGATCTTGAATATCAGTATGATTTGATCAATCTGGAAAATATATTGGCCGGTTTCTCCATCGGCATTATTGGCAAAATTAAATATATTGACGGAGAAGCGGGCATGAAATCTTCCACGCCCGGATCTCAATTTAATGTAAATGAAACGTTTGCCGCTCCGGTTCCGATGCTTGGTATCGGAGCTCATATCGGTCTTATCAAAAATATCCTGGAGGCCAGAGTTAAGGCCGCAGGTATGGGGTATTCAGGCAATGTATTCTACGACGCGCTTGCCGATATCTCGGTAACACCGTTTCCTTTCCTCGATATCCATGCCGGGTATCGAGTTATGAGACTCAAGATAGATGGTATCAGTGACGTTTATGGCGACTTGAAGTTTGCCGGTCCCTACGCAGCCCTGACTGTCAGTTTCTAGTTATTACGCATAAGGAGTACATAACCCGTGGAAGAAAGAAGTACGCAGAAGC is a window of Deltaproteobacteria bacterium DNA encoding:
- a CDS encoding D-alanine--D-alanine ligase, with product MKKLRIGIIFGGMSSEREVSLNSGRNVYDNLDTEFYQGIPIFMDDQGRLWIITWQLISQNTTVDISERLEKEARRISYEDIRKEIDFAFISLHGKYGDDGCIQGLLELLGIPYTGPGILASALGMDKHMQQKILKDAGLDVPDSVIVLERDWREGRSEVKKKLFEHFKFPFFTKPTREGSSIGVTAIKDEDSLERGIEEALKWDTAVLVEEYLDGIEFSCIVLEEDGEAKTLDLTEIYPQSEYYTYDDKYMPGRCRKFTPPKNISPDVVEKIKREVLKAYNALGFRSYGRIDGFLTKDGRILITDPNSSSGMAPSSFFFEQAACAGMLPTMIISKLIQNAIKIHQEKQGPL
- the alr gene encoding alanine racemase, with translation MSIKEDQKYRSWVEVDLDNFTKNWNVMKRLVGPEVKILQVVKADAYGHGAIEISNVALKNGAVLLGVANADEGVQLRVSGITAPIIILSPSTGSEIDEIIKYNLIPSVSDLNFARELQRKSKKSDIRTPIHIEVDTGMGRGGTIHHEAFTMIQEILGFSSIIIEGIFTHLSSSETINDYNDMQWKLFKALLDELEKHHIVIPVKHMANSGAVLNYPLFHLDMVRPGLMSYGIYPGPETKAKAELAPVMSFKTRVVLIKEFPGGYSIGYGRSYITDKPTKIATIPVGYGDGYGRILSNQGEALIRGKRAPIVGRVSMDMCTIDVSHIDDCQIGNEVVLMGSQGNEYISVDEIADKVKTISYEILCALGKRAPRVFLHKGKTNTVEPRLRRIFIPDEEKSIARIDTIVRHCFQTRARNEELGNAIYYEMFETLFGKEDRQLELRTNFKYDISITEFSKEEILRDHSAKDYFKVTTHVEYVKTIKNPIFMIGCALNDEQLAAFFDDKQCEYRWLLNRVDDLVIERDFRVDRVRFDNEDIPIIRTDSTERGYEVWCGDDKLKKKLNKQAKVEIEIVTKKSKSNNTFSVYLVYPTRGLDISFNYEGVNFKYVREVSFFAGKQPYPEVIREQGKSIRLRISDHEWIFPNSGVTFFWGF